The region GCGGACCGGCCATCTACCGCATCGCGGCACTGACCGACGCCGGGCGCTTTCCCGAGGCGCGCGAGGTGGGGCGGGCCGCGTTCGCCCAGGCGGTGGCCGCCCGGGCGCTGGCGCCGCAAATCTGGCTCGCCGCGCACCTGGGCCGCTGCGAACTGATCGCGGGGCACCTCGGGCCGGCGCACGACTGGTTCGCCGAGGCGCTGGGCCTGGCGCGCGGCCATCAGGTGCGCAGGGCGGTGGCGTTCGCGGGGGCGGGATGCGCCATCGTGCTGGCGCAGGCGGGCCGGATCGACCGCGCCGATGACGAACTCACCCGGATTCAGGGGCCGGAGACGGAGCGTCAGCAGGCGTCGCTGCTGATGCGGCAGCTCGCGAGGGCCTGGCGCAGCGCGGCGAGCGGCGCGGCCGAGGAGGGGCGGCGGATACTCGCCGCGGCCGCCGAGCAGGCCCGCGAGGCCGGCATGGCCTCGTACGAGAGCTGGCTTCTGGGGGACGCCGCGCGGTTGGGCGCCGCGGCGGAGGTCCGCGGCAGGCTGGCGGAGCTGGCCGCCGGCAGCGACAGTGCCCTCGCCGACGCCAGGGCAGGGCTGGCCGCGGCGCTCATCGACGGGGGCCACCAGGGGCTGTACGAGGTGGCGCAGCGGTGCGAGCGACTGGGCGCCGATATGGCAGGTGCCGAGGCCGCCACCGAGGCGTCGGCCGCCGCCGGGCGGGCCGGCGATCCACGCGCCGCCGCGGCGGCCGCCGTGCTGGCCCGGCGGCTGCTGGACCGCTGCGGCGAGGACCGGGTCGCCGCGCCGCGTCTGCCCACCACGGCGGTCCGCCCCCTCACGGACCGGGAGCGGCATGTCGCGCGGCTCGCGGCCGAGGGGCTGAGCAGTCAGGACATAGCGGACCGGCTGGTGCTCTCGGTCCGCACCGTCGACAACCATCTGCAGCGGATCTACGCCAAGCTCGGCGTCGTGTCGCGTCAGGAACTCGTCAGCGTCATACGGTAGTTGCCCCCGGCTGTCGGCGGCGGTCGACGTCGTCTCACCGTGGGGCGGGCGGCCGGAGCGCCGTGCGCAGCGCCGTCCGGTGTGCGATCTCCAGCTTGGAGTAGACCCGCTGGAGGTGGTTGCCGACGGTACGCACCGCGATGGACAGGTGCCCGGCGATCTCCTTGTTGCCGAGCCCGCTCGCCGCCGCCAGGGCCACCTCCAGTTCGCGGGCGGTGAGCCGGCTGCGTACCGACGACGGCACCAGTCCCGGTGTACAGGCGCCGGAATCGCTGCCCAGGACCGCGAGGGCGTGCGCCTGGGCCGCCTGTGCGGAGCCGCCGGCGTCCGCCCGGGCGTGCGCGGTGGCGGCGGCGGTCCAGCTCTCCGCCGCCAGAAGTCCGGCCCCCAGGGAGGCCAGTTGCCGGGCGGACCGTTCCAGCCGGTCGGGCCGGTCGGATGCCAGCCCCTGCGCGAGGCCGGCGCGGGCGGCGACCAGCGCGCTGTCGGACCCGGCGGCCAGTTCCCGCAGCGGCCGCTCGGCCTCCGCCGCCGCGCCCAGCCGCGCCGCGTCGCACAACAGGTGTGACTGCGCGGTACGCAGCCCACGCCGGCCGGCCGCCGCCGCGGCGTCCAGCGCCACGCCGCGGGCCCGCACCAGTCGACCGGTCGCCGCGGTCAGCCAGGCGGTGACCATCGCCGCCTCCGGGCGCCACCAGTGGCCCGGCCGCAGCGACCGTGCCTCCTCCCAGCACTGCGCAGCCCGGTCGACGTCACCGCAGACCGCGGCGGCCAGTGCCTGACCGCACCATCCCACCCACTCGCCGGAGCGCAGCCCCACCTCACGGGCGTGCGCGAGCGTGCTGGCGTACCAGATCCGGGACTCGTGCAGCCGGCCGCGCAGGTAACAGATCCAGCCCAGGTGCTCCGCGAGCCAGGTCTGGGCGCTGCCGGCGCCGGCGTCCACCGCCAGGTCGTAGCCCTGCCGGGCCAGTTCCTCCGCCGTGGCCAGGGATCCGGCCTCGGCCAGGGCGCGGGCCTCGGCGCCCACCAGCAGCGCCGGGTGCACCATGGTGTCGGCGGCGGCGCACGGCCTGCGGGCGGCCCGGGAGCGCCGGGCGGCACGCACCGCATCGCCGGTACGGCCCGATTCGGCCAGGCAGTACACGCGCGGGACCGCGGCGACCACGTCGGCCCGCGAGCCCGGCTCCGGGGCGACCTCCCGCCATGCCCGCTCGGCCTGCCGTACGTCCCCCACCAGGCTCCACAGCGCGGACTCGTGTGCACCGAGGACCGGTTCGTCCGGATGACCGGCGTACGTCTGCCGGGCCGTCGCGTTGAGCGCGAATGCCTCGTCCAGCCGCAGCAGTCCGAACGCCAGGCTCTGGGTGTGCAGCACCACGGCCGCCAGCCGTTCGTCGTCCCGGGTGGACTCGTCCAGCGCCCGCCGTACCGTGCGTTCCGCCTCCTGCGGCTCCCCGCCCTCGTACAGTTCCTCGGCGAGCAGCAGCAGGGACCGGGGGCGGGGGCGGAGCCGCGCCAACTCCCGTGCCAGCCGCAGCGCGACGCCGTGGTCCTGGGCCCGGCGGGCCAGCACGACGGCGCGCTCCACCTCATCGGGATCCACGCCGTCGGCGGCATCGAGGCGCCAGCGCACCGACCTCAGCAGGCCGGCGGGTCCGGTGTCCTGGTCCCCCGCGCGGCGGGCCTGGTCCCGCAGGATCCGGCGGGAGCGCTGGACCGGAAGCGTCTCCCGCAGCACGTATCCGTACAGGGGCCCGGCCAGTTCGGCGCAGGTGTGCGGGCCCTCCTCGACGGTGCACAGCCAGCCTTCGGCCGCCAGGGACCGCGCGGCCGCGCGGTCCGGCGGATCCAGCGGCAGCCGTCCGCACACCGCCAACCGTTCGAGGAGGCGGCGGTGTTGCGGGTCGAGGTGGCGCAGCCGGGCCTCGATCAGCGCCCGCAGACGCGGCGTCGGCGACAGCGGGCCGACCAGGCGCCACAGTCCGTCCTCGGGCACCAGGGTCCGCTGCCGCACCGCACCGTCCACCAGTTCCCGCAGGTCACGCGGCCGTCCGCCGCTGGCCTGGTGCAGCATACGGACCGTCTTGTGCTCCACGGCTCCGTCCAGTGTCCGCTCCACCAGGTCGGCCACCACCTTCTGCGGCAGGGCCCGCAGCAGGACACGGTGCAGCGGTAGGTCCGGCCACCCCGGCGGGCGGTGGGTGTCGGCGGTGGCGATCAGCGCCACCCGGCGGGTGCGCAGCCAGGACGTGAGCAGCCCGATCGAGTCCGGGTCCAGGTGGTGGGCGTCGTCCAGGAGCAGTACGGGCCGCCTCCCGGGGGCCTGGCCGGTGGCGCCCAGTGCGGGCGGGGCGCCGTCGGTGCCTGGGCGCAGCAGGTGGGCGAGGGCGCCGAGCGGCACCGAGCGGGCGGCGGGCGTGGCGGTGACGCGCAGTTCCGGATGCCCCCGGCGCCCGGCCTGCCGCCAGCACTCGTGCGCCAGCCTGCTGCGCCCGGTGCCGGAAGCCCCGGCCACCAGCACCCCGCTGCCGAGCGGATCGCGCAGTGCGCGGGCCGCCTCGGCCAGCTCCGCTTCGCGGCCGAGCAGGGGCCAGGG is a window of Streptomyces caniferus DNA encoding:
- a CDS encoding LuxR C-terminal-related transcriptional regulator; amino-acid sequence: MTTTRPVGSPRPASPWPLLGREAELAEAARALRDPLGSGVLVAGASGTGRSRLAHECWRQAGRRGHPELRVTATPAARSVPLGALAHLLRPGTDGAPPALGATGQAPGRRPVLLLDDAHHLDPDSIGLLTSWLRTRRVALIATADTHRPPGWPDLPLHRVLLRALPQKVVADLVERTLDGAVEHKTVRMLHQASGGRPRDLRELVDGAVRQRTLVPEDGLWRLVGPLSPTPRLRALIEARLRHLDPQHRRLLERLAVCGRLPLDPPDRAAARSLAAEGWLCTVEEGPHTCAELAGPLYGYVLRETLPVQRSRRILRDQARRAGDQDTGPAGLLRSVRWRLDAADGVDPDEVERAVVLARRAQDHGVALRLARELARLRPRPRSLLLLAEELYEGGEPQEAERTVRRALDESTRDDERLAAVVLHTQSLAFGLLRLDEAFALNATARQTYAGHPDEPVLGAHESALWSLVGDVRQAERAWREVAPEPGSRADVVAAVPRVYCLAESGRTGDAVRAARRSRAARRPCAAADTMVHPALLVGAEARALAEAGSLATAEELARQGYDLAVDAGAGSAQTWLAEHLGWICYLRGRLHESRIWYASTLAHAREVGLRSGEWVGWCGQALAAAVCGDVDRAAQCWEEARSLRPGHWWRPEAAMVTAWLTAATGRLVRARGVALDAAAAAGRRGLRTAQSHLLCDAARLGAAAEAERPLRELAAGSDSALVAARAGLAQGLASDRPDRLERSARQLASLGAGLLAAESWTAAATAHARADAGGSAQAAQAHALAVLGSDSGACTPGLVPSSVRSRLTARELEVALAAASGLGNKEIAGHLSIAVRTVGNHLQRVYSKLEIAHRTALRTALRPPAPR